Proteins encoded within one genomic window of Candidatus Campbellbacteria bacterium:
- a CDS encoding MBL fold metallo-hydrolase yields MRYNEVMVISYYGASYFKVQFGDVTLALNPISKKSELKQSKFGSDICFISNFHPDMDGRENASLKGKDPFVISGPGEYEVQGIFAKGYLTPTEYGGKKANNTVYSITLEDMNLVFLGALSEGEISSEVREGLGDPDILFIPVGGSGALSPNEAYKLSLKFEASIIIPMLYDKDTLKSFVSEEGETGEKPQDKLTIKKKELDEREGDIVVLSSQV; encoded by the coding sequence ATGCGATATAATGAGGTAATGGTAATATCGTATTATGGAGCCTCGTATTTCAAGGTGCAGTTTGGGGATGTGACGCTCGCGCTCAATCCTATTTCTAAAAAGTCAGAACTAAAACAATCAAAATTTGGTTCAGACATCTGCTTTATCTCAAACTTTCATCCGGATATGGATGGCCGGGAAAATGCTTCGCTTAAAGGAAAGGATCCATTTGTTATTTCCGGTCCTGGCGAGTATGAAGTACAGGGAATTTTCGCCAAGGGATATTTAACTCCGACGGAGTATGGAGGTAAAAAAGCAAACAATACCGTGTATTCCATAACTCTTGAAGATATGAACTTGGTCTTCTTAGGTGCATTATCCGAAGGGGAAATAAGTTCGGAAGTAAGAGAGGGCTTGGGAGACCCCGACATTCTTTTTATTCCAGTAGGAGGCAGTGGAGCGCTTTCTCCAAATGAGGCGTACAAACTTTCCTTGAAATTTGAAGCGAGTATTATTATCCCTATGCTCTATGACAAAGACACTCTAAAGTCATTTGTTAGTGAGGAAGGAGAAACAGGAGAAAAGCCGCAAGACAAACTCACTATCAAAAAGAAAGAACTAGATGAGAGAGAGGGAGATATCGTTGTACTTTCATCTCAAGTATAA
- a CDS encoding S1 RNA-binding domain-containing protein: MTTTEETSVDTDTKETTNGVDRSDLDMSAEENQRIVDEIAQKATSEGSDLMEALIAETPTPPEVGDLVEGPVVGIEKSRVYVDLHPFGTGVIYGREFNNARDMIRNIGIGDSIAAKVLENGAEHGYIELSLREARQALIWAEVEEHIRNKTILELPISDANKGGLIIEWKGIQGFLPASQLSSDHYPRVEDGDKQKILDELKRLVGERLPVSILTASPKEGKLIFTEKKQDTQEKTEILEGYEVGEIVEGEVSGMVDFGIFVKLEEGLEGLVHISEIDWSLVEDPRELYSIGDKVRVQVIEIKDGKISLSIKALKENPWIEAEKKYSKGDTVEGVVIKYNRHGALASIEEGIAGLVHVSEFESEEELRNTLELGKSYPFTITLFDAKEQRMALSHKGPGETTETEEAQNKNIAETKEDSEDSDSE; this comes from the coding sequence ATGACAACAACAGAAGAAACGTCAGTAGACACTGACACAAAAGAGACGACCAACGGCGTCGATAGGTCTGATTTGGACATGAGCGCCGAGGAAAATCAAAGAATAGTTGATGAAATAGCCCAAAAAGCGACATCGGAAGGCAGTGATCTTATGGAAGCTTTGATCGCCGAAACCCCGACACCGCCGGAAGTAGGCGATCTTGTAGAAGGACCGGTGGTTGGAATCGAAAAATCAAGAGTTTATGTTGATCTGCATCCGTTTGGAACCGGCGTGATATACGGTCGTGAGTTCAACAATGCTCGCGATATGATCAGAAACATTGGAATCGGTGACTCGATCGCCGCCAAAGTACTGGAAAACGGAGCCGAGCATGGCTACATAGAGCTTTCTCTACGAGAAGCGAGACAAGCACTGATCTGGGCTGAGGTTGAGGAGCATATTCGTAACAAAACCATACTCGAGCTACCAATTAGTGACGCCAATAAAGGTGGACTTATTATTGAATGGAAAGGTATACAAGGATTTTTGCCCGCCTCACAACTTTCAAGCGACCACTATCCTCGTGTTGAAGACGGTGACAAACAAAAAATATTAGATGAACTCAAACGCCTTGTCGGTGAGAGACTGCCGGTCTCAATTCTTACGGCAAGCCCGAAAGAAGGTAAATTGATATTCACCGAGAAAAAACAAGATACGCAAGAGAAAACTGAGATACTCGAAGGATATGAAGTAGGCGAGATCGTCGAAGGAGAAGTATCCGGAATGGTTGATTTTGGCATTTTTGTAAAATTGGAAGAGGGGCTCGAAGGTCTGGTCCACATCTCTGAGATCGATTGGTCTCTGGTAGAAGATCCACGAGAGCTTTATTCGATCGGTGACAAAGTACGCGTACAAGTGATCGAGATCAAAGACGGCAAGATCTCTCTTTCTATTAAGGCACTTAAAGAGAATCCGTGGATAGAGGCCGAGAAAAAATACAGTAAAGGAGATACCGTTGAAGGCGTGGTTATCAAATACAACCGCCACGGCGCTCTGGCCTCTATTGAAGAAGGCATTGCCGGACTTGTGCACGTCTCTGAATTCGAATCTGAAGAAGAACTGCGCAATACTCTGGAATTAGGTAAAAGCTATCCGTTTACCATTACCCTGTTCGATGCCAAAGAACAGCGAATGGCTCTTTCCCATAAGGGACCGGGAGAAACAACCGAAACAGAGGAAGCTCAAAACAAAAACATCGCAGAAACAAAAGAAGACAGCGAAGATAGCGATAGTGAATAA
- the pth gene encoding aminoacyl-tRNA hydrolase, translating to MLIFGLGNPGRKYASTRHNIGRDLLLDISEENNFNNWEFDKYANAYLTEAKVDDDHVSRFALPETFMNRSGEAVRELVKRFDVSSGEVVVMYDDIDLPVGSVRISKDRGDGGHKGLRSIVDHLHTRDFIRIRLGVCPVDEGGEKNKPPKEIVRDYVLGRFSPEEREKVEKLPSLVWKVIRSLEIYGLTETMNRFN from the coding sequence ATGTTAATATTTGGACTTGGAAATCCGGGAAGAAAATACGCAAGCACGCGTCATAATATCGGACGCGATCTATTGCTTGATATTTCCGAAGAAAATAATTTTAATAACTGGGAATTTGATAAATACGCGAACGCCTACCTAACGGAGGCAAAAGTCGATGACGATCATGTTTCAAGGTTTGCTTTGCCGGAGACTTTTATGAACCGCTCGGGGGAAGCGGTGAGAGAATTGGTCAAAAGATTTGATGTATCTTCGGGAGAAGTTGTCGTTATGTATGACGACATAGATCTCCCCGTAGGAAGCGTAAGAATTTCCAAAGACAGAGGTGATGGTGGTCACAAGGGGCTAAGATCGATCGTAGATCATCTGCATACTCGAGACTTTATCCGTATCCGTTTGGGTGTGTGTCCGGTAGATGAAGGCGGTGAAAAGAATAAGCCGCCAAAAGAGATCGTTAGAGATTATGTTCTAGGGAGATTTTCACCAGAAGAGAGAGAAAAGGTAGAAAAGCTTCCTTCTCTTGTCTGGAAGGTCATAAGATCCCTTGAGATATATGGGCTTACGGAGACAATGAATCGTTTTAATTAA
- the lepB gene encoding signal peptidase I produces MNEAPDDRENEAVDESSFDTDEEDHREEVRGGGTSFIGDLLRFSLLSIIIVVPIRLFIASPFVVNGSSMDPTFHTGEYLIVDQLSYQFSEPERGDVVIFHFPQNPSQFFIKRVIGLPGETVVLEGNKVKIINTEHPNGFYLDQSFLTHKSPKEEEEIFKLREDEYVVLGDNRTASSDSRVWGTVDERLIVGRALLRLFPLSTVGYMPGDIDLQDQQQ; encoded by the coding sequence ATGAATGAAGCTCCTGATGATAGGGAAAACGAGGCTGTCGACGAGAGTTCTTTCGATACAGACGAAGAAGATCACCGCGAAGAAGTAAGAGGCGGTGGAACTTCTTTTATTGGCGATCTCCTTCGTTTCTCCTTGTTATCTATTATTATTGTAGTTCCTATACGCCTGTTTATCGCCTCTCCTTTTGTGGTAAACGGCTCTTCCATGGACCCCACCTTTCACACGGGTGAGTATCTAATAGTTGACCAACTGTCTTATCAATTCTCTGAGCCAGAGAGAGGAGATGTTGTTATTTTTCATTTTCCTCAAAATCCTTCTCAGTTTTTCATCAAAAGAGTTATTGGACTCCCCGGTGAGACAGTAGTATTAGAAGGCAACAAGGTAAAAATAATCAACACCGAACACCCGAATGGATTTTATTTGGACCAATCTTTTTTAACTCATAAATCACCGAAAGAAGAGGAGGAAATATTTAAACTGAGAGAAGATGAATACGTGGTCTTGGGTGACAACAGGACGGCTAGTTCTGATTCACGAGTATGGGGCACTGTAGACGAGAGATTGATAGTAGGAAGAGCTCTTCTGCGACTATTCCCTCTTTCTACGGTCGGTTATATGCCTGGAGATATAGATTTGCAAGATCAACAACAATAA
- a CDS encoding His/Gly/Thr/Pro-type tRNA ligase C-terminal domain-containing protein, producing the protein MNPTQHKENNSKPQLPNFSYSGPYKKAVEVCSFYGVSLISPPEIQKDTQSYTDKFGSETEMNNKEPGFSIDERVAMIREYSEKNWETLTQPVLVMYTKKPNPRGERFLYLHVIGLSKNIADMLSIHLAWTILGGALNKDLLLHINSMGDKESGTQFVRELTSYFRKHINSLPVECRESFKNNILNVLKERRSECLMFQEDAPQSITFLSESSRNFFKEIIEFTETRSIPYLIDPSLVENKDAFSETIFSINEKSGSGKGKTFATGARSDNLTRGSGMRKTVPVFSTTINIPGSTARESIKEVKEKKSKPWVYLIQLGEEARLHSFELLEKLREAKIPTKVSFGKEKMSEQMDQAERLKISITLIMGQKESLEHSVIVRNMKTHSQEIVDINDAPKTIKKLLK; encoded by the coding sequence ATGAACCCAACTCAACACAAAGAAAACAACAGTAAGCCTCAATTACCTAATTTTTCTTATAGCGGACCGTACAAAAAAGCAGTTGAGGTCTGTTCCTTTTATGGAGTTAGCTTGATCTCTCCGCCCGAGATCCAAAAAGATACTCAATCCTATACCGACAAATTTGGATCTGAAACGGAAATGAACAACAAGGAGCCTGGTTTCTCTATAGACGAAAGGGTTGCGATGATCCGTGAATATTCCGAGAAAAACTGGGAGACCCTAACCCAGCCCGTATTAGTTATGTACACCAAAAAACCTAATCCACGAGGTGAACGTTTTTTGTATTTACACGTCATAGGCTTATCTAAAAATATAGCTGATATGCTATCTATACATCTAGCCTGGACAATCCTAGGCGGTGCGCTTAATAAAGATCTTTTACTTCATATAAATAGTATGGGTGACAAGGAATCCGGCACTCAATTCGTAAGAGAACTTACATCTTATTTTCGCAAACATATAAATTCGCTTCCGGTTGAGTGCAGAGAGTCATTTAAGAACAATATATTGAACGTATTGAAAGAAAGACGAAGTGAATGCCTTATGTTTCAAGAAGACGCTCCTCAATCTATTACCTTTTTAAGCGAAAGTTCTCGTAATTTTTTCAAAGAAATAATTGAATTCACAGAAACCCGTTCAATCCCATATCTTATAGATCCAAGCCTAGTAGAAAACAAAGACGCATTTTCAGAGACAATATTTAGCATCAACGAAAAAAGCGGCTCTGGAAAAGGAAAAACATTTGCTACCGGTGCCAGATCGGACAATCTAACCCGCGGCTCCGGAATGCGTAAAACGGTCCCCGTATTCTCAACTACAATAAATATACCCGGTTCCACAGCGAGAGAGAGCATTAAAGAAGTAAAGGAAAAGAAAAGTAAGCCGTGGGTGTATCTGATTCAGCTAGGTGAAGAGGCGAGACTGCATTCGTTTGAACTTCTCGAGAAACTTAGAGAAGCAAAAATTCCTACCAAAGTCTCGTTCGGTAAAGAAAAGATGTCCGAGCAAATGGACCAAGCCGAACGGCTTAAAATCTCTATTACGCTCATAATGGGCCAAAAAGAGTCGCTTGAACATTCAGTAATAGTTCGCAATATGAAAACACACTCACAAGAGATCGTGGACATAAATGACGCCCCAAAAACTATCAAAAAGCTCCTCAAGTAA
- the ftsA gene encoding cell division protein FtsA translates to MTKNIAVGIDIGTYNVKVAIAEKSVQNGKVVPRLIATGFAESKGLRHGYIINSSEAVKSIRKAVKQAEKTAGVEVGRAYVSMGGISLEGNTSVGSTVITHPDMEISEEDAQAALNASERTLPRALTLNKKILHTIPIQYKIDGRDVLGRPNGMRGSKLEVKSLFITCLEQHLNDLIQAVEDVGIEVEDVVAAPIAASFVSLTKTQKIAGCVLANIGAETVSIVVYENSIPISLEVFPSGSNDITNDIALGLKVPIEEAEKIKLGHATGVGYPKDQIEGIVAERLKEIFLLVEAHLSKIGKNELLPAGIIISGGGSGLGSVQEIAKATLDLPSMIARSEIIYTSRNQIKDATWSVAYGLCILDFSTESESKSRGSGILKRIGGIFRWLKQFLP, encoded by the coding sequence ATGACAAAAAATATTGCTGTTGGCATTGACATCGGAACATACAATGTAAAGGTCGCTATCGCGGAAAAGTCGGTACAAAACGGCAAGGTAGTTCCGCGCCTTATCGCTACGGGTTTTGCCGAATCCAAAGGATTGCGCCACGGCTACATAATTAACTCCAGCGAAGCGGTGAAAAGTATACGAAAAGCGGTGAAACAAGCTGAAAAAACCGCTGGAGTTGAGGTAGGCCGAGCTTACGTTTCTATGGGTGGTATATCACTTGAGGGAAACACCTCAGTCGGATCGACCGTGATCACACATCCGGATATGGAGATCTCTGAAGAAGACGCCCAAGCCGCTCTTAATGCGAGCGAGCGTACTCTTCCAAGGGCTCTCACTTTGAATAAAAAGATCCTTCATACAATTCCAATTCAATACAAAATAGACGGTCGAGACGTACTTGGTCGACCGAATGGTATGCGCGGCTCCAAACTTGAGGTTAAGTCATTGTTTATTACCTGTCTTGAGCAACACCTGAATGATCTAATTCAAGCCGTTGAAGATGTAGGGATAGAAGTGGAAGACGTTGTGGCCGCTCCCATAGCGGCAAGCTTTGTTTCGCTTACCAAAACCCAAAAGATCGCCGGTTGCGTACTTGCAAATATAGGCGCGGAGACAGTTTCTATTGTTGTATACGAAAATAGCATCCCCATTTCACTTGAAGTATTCCCTTCCGGTTCAAACGACATAACTAACGACATAGCGTTAGGTCTAAAGGTTCCCATAGAGGAAGCTGAGAAAATAAAGCTCGGCCACGCAACCGGAGTCGGCTATCCCAAAGATCAGATAGAAGGCATAGTAGCCGAACGTCTAAAAGAGATCTTTCTTTTGGTCGAGGCTCATCTCTCTAAAATTGGCAAAAATGAGCTTCTACCCGCCGGTATTATTATTTCCGGCGGGGGCTCAGGACTTGGCTCTGTTCAAGAAATTGCTAAAGCCACATTAGACCTGCCCAGCATGATCGCAAGATCAGAGATCATCTATACTTCTCGAAATCAAATTAAGGACGCGACGTGGTCAGTGGCATATGGTTTGTGCATCCTTGATTTCAGTACTGAAAGCGAATCCAAATCAAGAGGAAGTGGTATTTTGAAACGAATCGGTGGCATATTCCGATGGTTAAAGCAGTTTTTGCCTTAA
- the ftsZ gene encoding cell division protein FtsZ, which yields MAKKVTPEVESFARIRVIGVGGSGGNAVNHMIESKVKGVEFIAVNTDAQDLHHSLSKHRIHIGKNLTKGLGTGMDSDIGKRAAEETKEELQETINGSDMVFIAGGMGGGTGTGASAVVAKTAKEQGALTVAVVTKPFFFEGAQRMRLADQGLEALRKEVDALIIIPNDKLLQTVDKETTASEAFAMSDEILRVAVEGISDLIIKPGVINVDFADIRSIMENAGSALMGIGVASGDNRAVEAAKIAINSPLLDISVDGAKGVLFAIAGGSDMTMNEIQEAAKVITESIDQNAKVIFGAINDDKLRKNEIKVTVIASGFPQDVANESPHLPREEQSFEKTVEDSGVGKIYNSLGLGKTKREEEEKEKGEKEENGKAPQPTKEEKREKPAKKSPPKRKEKEEEKKNDDDEDDDDDDWGSIPSFLRRSKIR from the coding sequence ATGGCTAAAAAAGTTACACCGGAAGTTGAATCATTTGCGCGTATTCGCGTTATTGGTGTAGGTGGTTCAGGCGGAAACGCAGTCAATCACATGATCGAATCGAAAGTAAAAGGCGTGGAATTTATCGCTGTGAACACAGACGCTCAAGACTTGCACCATTCCCTTTCTAAACATCGAATTCATATCGGCAAAAATCTAACCAAAGGTCTGGGAACCGGCATGGATTCAGATATTGGTAAGCGCGCGGCAGAAGAAACTAAGGAAGAATTGCAAGAAACTATAAACGGATCCGATATGGTCTTTATTGCCGGCGGTATGGGAGGCGGCACCGGAACCGGCGCGAGTGCCGTCGTGGCAAAAACCGCCAAGGAACAAGGAGCGTTGACGGTTGCGGTTGTAACGAAGCCATTTTTCTTTGAAGGCGCTCAGCGAATGAGACTTGCCGATCAAGGCCTTGAAGCTCTACGTAAAGAAGTAGACGCGCTTATCATTATTCCAAACGATAAGTTACTACAAACCGTAGACAAAGAAACCACGGCGAGCGAGGCCTTCGCTATGTCTGATGAAATTCTTCGCGTAGCGGTAGAAGGCATCTCTGACTTGATCATCAAACCTGGAGTTATCAACGTAGACTTTGCTGACATTAGATCGATCATGGAAAATGCCGGATCTGCTCTTATGGGTATCGGTGTAGCTTCAGGAGATAATCGCGCTGTAGAAGCCGCTAAGATCGCCATTAATTCCCCACTATTGGACATCTCGGTTGATGGAGCAAAAGGAGTACTATTTGCCATTGCCGGCGGATCTGATATGACAATGAATGAGATTCAGGAAGCAGCTAAAGTTATCACCGAGTCAATTGATCAAAACGCGAAGGTTATCTTTGGAGCTATTAACGATGACAAATTGAGGAAAAACGAGATCAAAGTTACCGTTATTGCCTCCGGATTTCCTCAGGACGTAGCAAACGAATCTCCTCACTTGCCACGAGAAGAGCAATCCTTTGAGAAAACCGTTGAAGATAGCGGAGTTGGAAAAATATATAATTCTTTGGGATTAGGTAAGACCAAGAGAGAAGAGGAGGAGAAAGAGAAAGGAGAAAAAGAAGAGAATGGTAAAGCACCGCAACCGACAAAAGAAGAAAAGCGAGAAAAGCCAGCCAAGAAATCCCCTCCTAAACGCAAAGAAAAAGAGGAAGAAAAGAAAAATGATGACGACGAAGATGACGATGATGATGATTGGGGTTCGATTCCGTCATTCCTTCGCCGATCAAAGATCCGATAA
- a CDS encoding FAD-dependent oxidoreductase: MYDLVIIGGGPAGVAAGVYAARKKLKTALITDSFGGQSVESMGIENWIGTPFISGDDLAKNFENHLRQFEDEDLDIYANSRAEKIEKTNDNFVVIDSDENKFETRTVLVATGSKRRKLDVPGADEYENRGITYCASCDGPLFKDKDVVVIGGGNAGFESAAQLLAYTRSVTLLHKNDKFKADPVTVNKVMEHPKMTAYTNAVTKEVKGETMAQSIVYKDTATNEEHEIPAEGIFVEIGNIPATGFVADAVEMNELDQIKVDPKDQKTSTPGIWAAGDCTDTLYHQNNIAAGDGVRALEDLYLWLRAR, encoded by the coding sequence ATGTATGATTTAGTAATTATAGGCGGAGGCCCTGCCGGAGTTGCAGCGGGCGTATATGCCGCAAGAAAAAAACTTAAAACAGCTCTGATCACCGATTCTTTTGGCGGACAAAGCGTTGAATCGATGGGTATTGAGAACTGGATCGGTACCCCTTTTATTTCCGGTGACGATCTAGCGAAAAACTTCGAAAACCACTTGCGCCAATTCGAAGATGAGGATCTTGATATCTATGCCAACTCAAGAGCTGAAAAAATCGAAAAAACTAACGATAACTTTGTCGTCATTGACTCTGACGAAAACAAATTTGAGACCAGAACTGTTTTAGTGGCTACGGGAAGCAAACGAAGAAAGTTAGATGTACCCGGAGCCGATGAGTACGAAAACCGCGGTATTACTTACTGCGCTTCTTGCGACGGCCCCCTCTTTAAAGACAAAGATGTAGTCGTCATCGGAGGAGGCAACGCCGGATTTGAAAGTGCTGCCCAACTTCTGGCTTACACAAGATCTGTAACTCTTTTACACAAAAACGACAAATTCAAAGCTGATCCGGTTACAGTTAATAAAGTTATGGAGCATCCTAAGATGACTGCTTATACAAACGCGGTTACTAAAGAAGTAAAAGGAGAAACTATGGCACAGTCTATAGTCTATAAAGACACCGCGACCAATGAAGAACACGAGATACCTGCCGAGGGCATATTCGTTGAGATCGGCAATATTCCGGCAACCGGATTTGTAGCTGACGCCGTAGAAATGAACGAACTCGATCAAATAAAAGTAGATCCTAAGGATCAAAAAACTTCAACCCCGGGCATTTGGGCGGCTGGAGACTGCACCGACACTCTCTATCATCAAAACAATATAGCGGCTGGAGACGGAGTTCGCGCGTTAGAGGACCTATACCTTTGGCTTAGAGCTCGCTAG
- a CDS encoding VIT1/CCC1 transporter family protein has product MKYLSEFVYGGIDGAITTLAVIAGAIGASLSASVILILGFANLFADGFSMAASNYLSTRSNNELAATHNHPHPDLKSPLSTAIATFLSFVVLGFIPLAPFLLVPFLGLHTYTFVFSAVLTAVAFLTVGFIKGHITNKNKWRSAFQVLLIGGIAAAIAFYVGYAINQWFGV; this is encoded by the coding sequence ATGAAGTATCTTTCTGAATTTGTTTATGGAGGTATAGATGGGGCCATTACGACACTTGCTGTGATTGCGGGCGCGATCGGGGCCTCGTTAAGTGCTTCAGTAATACTGATCCTCGGGTTTGCAAACCTTTTTGCTGACGGCTTTTCTATGGCGGCGTCAAACTATCTTTCTACTCGTTCGAATAACGAGCTCGCCGCAACTCACAACCACCCACACCCTGATCTAAAATCTCCGTTATCAACTGCCATTGCCACTTTTCTATCTTTCGTAGTTCTTGGTTTTATACCTTTGGCTCCATTCCTTTTGGTGCCTTTCTTGGGACTACATACATATACTTTTGTATTTTCAGCTGTTTTGACCGCGGTTGCTTTTCTTACGGTCGGTTTTATAAAAGGACACATAACCAATAAGAACAAATGGCGTTCAGCCTTTCAGGTGCTACTTATAGGCGGTATCGCTGCCGCCATCGCTTTCTACGTCGGATACGCTATCAACCAATGGTTTGGCGTTTAG
- a CDS encoding SLC13 family permease translates to MEFDFLLNPQIVLFGVLGIMFALFVVNKIRFDLVALSGLVILVLLGVIPTEDILAGFSNPVILTIISIFIFSAGLVRSGLIDAISRKILGASGNPIIELFLLMALTAAISGFINNVAAVSLMIPIAIKVAHTHKQPLGLFLMPLAFASLLGGLATSIGTTPNIIITSMREETLGTPFGFFDFAPVGYSLAAIGIIFLGAIGWRLIPPRREKTLSDELFDVKDYLTEVKIKDSSKWIEKELHNLQEVAGYNLSVIGIMREQADSDNSEEISLKRINQPSRYERFKAGDILLIQADSETLETILDSTDLELLGSKAISKEDLGSDSIETMEVVVEAEAPIVGQSMKSLGFRAYGINLLALARENKRIYERLADVVFQPGDVLLLRGKTETLFDTVARFGALPLRKRDLRIGTPKRIAFAATVFLAAIGFSVIGIIPVPLVFLLAAGAMIFTRLLPVTEIYNSINWPVVVLLGSMLTIGKAFEDTGAAETIASFVVSHADILTPSVAVAGILTFSMLLSNAVDSSVVAVILAPVAILLAQSLGVSIDPFLMATAVGCSTAFLTPIGGQSSTLVMSPAGYHFGDYTKVGSFLSLLVLIFGYIFILTFWSF, encoded by the coding sequence ATGGAGTTTGATTTTCTTTTAAACCCACAAATAGTTCTGTTCGGCGTTCTTGGCATAATGTTCGCTTTATTTGTGGTCAATAAGATCCGTTTTGATCTGGTCGCACTTAGCGGATTAGTAATACTCGTTTTATTGGGCGTCATACCAACGGAGGACATCTTGGCCGGTTTCTCTAACCCGGTAATACTCACTATAATCAGTATCTTTATATTCAGCGCCGGCCTTGTTAGATCAGGCTTAATTGACGCCATTAGCAGAAAGATCCTTGGTGCTTCAGGTAACCCTATAATAGAACTTTTCTTGCTTATGGCTCTTACGGCTGCCATTTCAGGGTTTATCAATAACGTTGCAGCTGTATCATTGATGATCCCGATAGCGATTAAGGTAGCACATACACACAAGCAGCCGCTGGGGTTGTTTCTTATGCCTCTTGCCTTTGCCTCACTTTTGGGAGGTCTCGCCACTTCCATAGGCACAACTCCTAATATCATCATTACCTCTATGCGCGAGGAAACCTTGGGAACCCCTTTTGGTTTCTTTGATTTTGCGCCGGTTGGATATTCTCTGGCGGCAATAGGGATAATTTTCCTAGGTGCTATTGGTTGGAGACTCATACCGCCAAGACGAGAAAAAACGCTTTCCGATGAGCTTTTTGATGTAAAAGATTATCTGACAGAAGTAAAGATCAAAGACTCTTCGAAGTGGATAGAAAAGGAACTTCACAACCTTCAGGAAGTGGCTGGATATAATCTCTCTGTAATTGGAATAATGAGAGAACAGGCTGACTCGGACAATAGCGAGGAAATATCTCTAAAGAGAATTAATCAACCATCTCGATATGAAAGATTTAAAGCCGGAGACATACTATTGATCCAAGCCGACTCCGAAACACTAGAAACAATACTGGACTCTACCGATCTGGAGTTGCTTGGAAGTAAAGCGATAAGTAAAGAAGACTTGGGATCTGACTCGATCGAAACAATGGAGGTAGTAGTGGAAGCCGAAGCTCCCATAGTAGGACAATCAATGAAAAGCCTTGGTTTTAGAGCCTATGGTATTAACCTGCTAGCCCTAGCACGCGAAAACAAACGTATTTATGAAAGATTAGCAGACGTAGTATTCCAGCCGGGAGATGTCCTCCTTCTAAGAGGAAAGACCGAGACCCTTTTTGATACTGTCGCGCGCTTTGGCGCACTACCTCTTCGTAAGAGAGACCTACGTATTGGTACTCCGAAACGTATTGCTTTTGCAGCGACAGTATTTCTTGCCGCAATAGGCTTTTCGGTTATAGGAATTATTCCGGTTCCATTAGTGTTCCTACTGGCAGCAGGAGCCATGATATTCACTCGCTTGTTGCCAGTCACAGAAATATATAACTCAATAAACTGGCCCGTAGTGGTCCTGTTGGGATCCATGTTAACCATTGGCAAAGCATTTGAAGACACCGGAGCAGCGGAAACTATAGCTAGTTTTGTAGTGAGCCACGCCGATATATTAACCCCCTCCGTAGCGGTAGCTGGTATTCTCACCTTCTCTATGCTACTTTCGAACGCAGTAGATAGTAGCGTTGTAGCTGTTATTCTAGCTCCTGTGGCAATACTATTGGCACAAAGCTTGGGTGTTTCAATAGATCCTTTCCTTATGGCAACAGCCGTAGGATGTTCGACCGCGTTTTTAACTCCGATCGGAGGTCAATCCAGCACTCTTGTTATGAGCCCAGCGGGATATCACTTTGGAGACTATACAAAAGTTGGTAGCTTCCTTTCTCTTTTAGTATTAATATTCGGATATATATTTATATTGACATTCTGGTCATTTTAG